TACCTTTTTTTCCGAAGACAGAATTCTCTTATGGCATCTTTCAATTTCGGTATAGATATCGAGGATTTTTTCTTCCTTTTCAAATTTCAATAGATCTTTTTGCTTATCAATCAAAATATAGAGAGATTGATAAAAAGAGTATTCCTCTTTAAGAATTCTAATAAGTTCCTGTTCCAGTACATTGATGGCGTTATATTCCATTGTATCAAAGTCTCCTAAGCGGAAATTACTAATTCTTTATGTTTTACAGGCGATAAATCATCATTAATAGCTTCTTCCGGCTGATCGATATTGCCGGTTTTAGAATTTGGATTTTCAATATTGTTTTTTTGATCTTCCAATTCTTTTAATCCGTCCCATGCTTCTTTAATAGTCATCAAATGTGATATCATGTCTTCAAAATACTTTGGCGATTTATCAGCCACTGCAATATCGAGCTGCTCGATAATATGGGCGTATATTTTCCCCAGATATTCGGCTATCTCCCCTCCTTTTTCCATATCAAGAGTAGTATATAAATGAACCAGGCATTTTCTCGCTTTGTCGCATGCCGTTCGGCCTTCAGTATAGTTTTTTAATTCAAATTCAGTCTTGGCCTGATTTAAAAAGCCAATTGTCCCGCGATATACGGTTAAAACCAAATCCAGTTGGGACATACCCATGGTGCTGGTTTCCCGGTAAGCATTATGGCCGTTAATCATTTATTTTTTCCCTGTCATTTGCGCAAAGTTTGCGGCTATCCCCTCTAATTGTGATTCCAGGAAGGCGCTTTCGGTCTGAAGCTGAGAAAGCACCATTTCCAATTCTATAAATTCCAGGACGAGAGATTCGCGACGAATCGCTAATCTTTCGTCTAAGGACTTAATCTGTTTATCTATATTTTCAATTTGCTTTTCAAGAGAGCTTGTTTTGGTATCAATGATCCCACTGCCGGATTTCGTGATATTATCGAGTTTTTCGGCCAGAACCGACGCCAGACCTTTTGTGATCGTTATATTTCCCTCAATGGCTGAACTGACCTGGGCTTCTGTCAATGTAATTTTAAGCTGTAACTCGGCGGTGTTTACGTTATCCTCGTCTCCGGTCAAAACCTGACCCTGGCCGGTGGCTGATTCACCGTTAATAGTACCGGCAACATCTAATCCGGCGTGTAAGGTCCCGGCAGATAACCCCAGATCAGCATACGCCGAATTGGGAATCGATGTCATTAATTCCGCTTTTGAAGCTGAACCATAGCTGGATGAAGTAAGCTTTATATATCCCTTTCCTGACCCGGTATCTACCCATTCCGCGGTAACACCCATAGCGCTTATATTTTTATCATTATTTATGCGAGTTTGTATTTCATTGACTAAATCGGCGGATGAACTGTATTCTCGCGCCGTTAAAGTCATCACTTCTGAGACACGACCATCGATTCTCAATTGAATTTTATTGTTGGAACTGGTCAGGGAAATCGGGGTCGTGGAGGGATCGGATATATTCCCGCCCTGGTAATACCCATGAGTCGCGGCCTGAGTGATATCAATTTCAAACTCTGAACCGCCGGTAATTTCGGGAGAGGTGCTTAAAAACGAAATACCCGTATTATCCGAGTCTCCTCCATCAACGAAGAGTCTCATAACTGCCTCAAAATCTTCTTTAAGCGCCGAAGTGAGTTTGGAGGAAGATTTGAGGGCTAATTTCCCGTCCTGATCAACGCGAATGCCAATCGCCGATAGTGCGCTCATCGACTTATCGAGGCCGACGATGGGATTGATAATTAATCCCGATAGTCTCGATTGAATCATTTGAACGGTGACGTCCCCCATGAGAACGCCGCCTTCTTCCGTGTCGGAGTTAAAGGAATTTTCTTTATCGATAAATTCCATAACGTCATTATAGGCATTGATGAAGCTATTGAGTTTGCTTCTGATCGCGGACGTATCCAGTCCGGTGCTGATGATGACCGGGCCGGTTTCGGCAGTAGTAATATTTTTTAGTTCCACCGTTAATCCGGTGATTATATCTTTGACGGTATTAGTCTTTGAATTGATGATAATCGGTGAGGCGCCACCGTCGCTGGAACCCATTGACACCTGGGCATCGGAAGCCTTCTGAAGGAGAGGCGCGAAGGTTGATACGGTAAAAGTGTCGCCGGCAACCAAATCGCCATCAGCGAAAGATAATTTCAATCCTTCCGGCCCGATAATTTCCGTATCCGCCTGAGATACGACAATTGATCCGGAATCGGTTCCGTCGGTCCAGTCTATCGTGATATCTCCGGACCCGACGGTTTGAGTTCCCGTACCGGCGATGGTAAAAGTAAAAGCCTTATTGGTCGCGCCGGTAAAAGACGACGTCGCTCCCAATGACACCTGAGATGTCGCCGAAACCGAGAATCCCGTAGTTTCCGGATTATCAAATGAAGAATTAATAAAATCCGGCGCTTCTCCGCCGGTTAACGAGCTTGAAAATGAGATTGTCTCCTGGGCTCCGGTTTCATTACCGCTTAATACAAGGCGATAGGATTTTGAAGCGGAACCATCATTAATGATTGACGCCGTTATACCAATATTGGCATCGTTAATAGCGTTTTTCAAGCCTATCAGTGAATTATTGTCTTCGCTTAGTTCTATTGTCGTGGGATTATCATCGCCTATCGAAATTGTTGTGGTTCCGGTACCCAGAAGAGCGGAAGTGACATCCGTATATCCCTGAGACGCGATCTGATGATTTTTTGCCAGTGAATCGACGTTTAATGTATAGGTACCGGTACCGATAGCTGATTCGGCTGAGGCGGTTAAAATATTTGAATTTGAGACCTGAATGCTGGCCTGCGAAAAACCCCGCTCATCATTTAAAGCATTTATACTTGACTGCAGGGCCAGTAGTCTCGCGGATAATGCCTTGAACTTAGTAATCTCAAGAGATTTCCAGGCTTTATCTCTTTCCATGAAAAGAGCAGGCTGGCGATCGGCGGCAATCATCGCGTCAATAATGGCGGTAGTATCAAGATTCGATGCCAGACCGACTATTGAATTTGCTCCGGGCATACCTAACTCCTATGTATAAATATCCTATTTATCAAGCCATATGATCGAAAATTAAACCGAGAAGTTCTCTTAAATGGCTTCTCAAATTTAGCATTTGCTCCGGCGGGATTTGGCGTACCGTTTCCCCCGAATCCCTATCTATAATTTTAATTACCATACTGTTTGTTTCGTCATCCAATGCGAAATCGATATTAAAATTTCCCCAACCTGTATATTCGGTCAGACCTTCAACGGTTTTATCAAGCTCGTCAAGGCCGATTTCTTTTTGTCCTTTTTCAAATACATCAGTCTTTTCAAAGACTTTATCCGCAACTTCCCTTTCACTCGGAACATCCGTATTGTTGACGCGACGTCCGATATCTTTCGTCACCATCGAGTGCTGCCCCGCAGTGGAAATCATCTCATCCACTTGCATGATCTCACCTCGTGGTTATGAGATTTGGGAAGGCGAATATCGCCTCCCCAAAATCCCTATGTATATTAACCAAAGAGCGACAGGACAACCTGAGGAACCTGGTTGGCCTGGGCCAGCATAGCAGTACCGGCCTGAAGCAGAATCTGGTTTTTAACAAAGGTTGACATTTCAGCCGCCATATCGGTATCACGAATGGTGGATTCTGAAGCGGTCAGATTCTGTTTGGCAATACGCAGGTTGCGCAGATTGGATTCCAGAGCGTTCTTCTGGAAACTACCGAGCGTGCCACGAAGGGTTGAGACTTCGTTAATGGACGTATCGATAAGCATCTGAGAATCCTGAGCGCCTAATGCGGTAGTAACATCAATCTGGGACAGATTGGTGAACATAACGCCGGCAATACCTCTGCCAAGAGTTGAAGCAGCCATATTGCTGATACCAATCTTGGCGGTCTGGCCGACATTGGCGCCAATCTGGAAGACCAATGACTGGTCAACGTTATTGATGGTTTCGGAACCACCTGTCGAACGGAGACCAATATTTAACTTAAGTGATTCGGTACGATCGCGGTTGTAAACCAAAGCATCGACGCCACCTGTGGCAGAGGTGCCGGGAGCGCCATCCAGAGAGACACTAAAGGTAGGCGCGGAAACGTCGAGCAACAGATTACCCAGATCAATACCATTAACAGATGTACCAACGATCATATCGACCGTACCACGACCAACCGTCGAGGAATCCCCTGCCTTGTTAGCCAGAGTTGCGGTTCCAGTCGTGTTGTACTTCACCGAAGAAATACTGTTGTTGTAACCGTCAAGGGCAATGAGGGCATCGGTGCCAGAGTGCGAGGTTGTATCCAGAGTCAGAGCCAACGCCTGGCGCAATGAATCGGTTCCACCAATGTCAACCATCTTAACCGAATAATCCGAACCTTCATCATTGGTTAAGAAATTAATCTTATCATCACCATTAGCCTGAATGCCCATTTCACGGACGGTACCAACGATATTACCATAGGCAGTACCGGAAGCAGCGTCAAGAGCAGTGATAAGAGAATCAAGGGTAGTGTAAGTACCGGCCGCAACGGTCATCGTGCTGGCGGTGAGAGTGACATTCTCGGAATCAACGTCAAAGTCAAGCGCATTGGTTGAAACACCACGGACGGATGTACCGGCGGCGAATGTACCGACACTGGCCGATCCAGACCAATCATTAACCTCAAATGAATACTGGGTACCGGCATTAACAGTACCGAAGATTAACCGTCCAGTATCAACTGAAGCTTCGATCTTGCCGTTCAAAGCGGAGTTGGATGCAATAGCCGTATTGAACTTGGTGGCGAATTCAGTTACACTGTCACCAGTAGCCAGAGCAACGGTAACGGCCTGCTTCTGAGAAATGGAACTGCCGCTCTCCTGCACACGGAAAGATACCGTAACGCTTACGTCATTAGCCAGAACGACTCCGGCAGTGGAACTATTAATGGTACCAACCGCGGAAGCCGCGTCCAGTCTCATTCCGTTACCCCAATAGTCCTGCATATAAACGGAATTTGAGGTTTTGGTGGCTCCACCTGAAGCCTGGAGGACATCAATATTGTGGATGCCTTCAGCCAGATTATCCGGGTCACCATCGGTGTTACTCAGGGAAAGACCCAGGGCGGTGGAGTTCAAAGTTGAGGTCGAATCGGTCTGCTTGCTAATGGATACTGAGTGCGTACCGGTAGTAAGCTGACTTTCCAAAACTGTCACCAAAGATGAATTTGCTGATGTGATGGTAGCGGTGTTGGCGTTGCTGCCATCAAGCAGCTTCTTGGTGCCAAATTGGGTGTTGGCGGCAATACGATCGATAGTAGCGATCGCGTTAGCGATTTCAGCCTGGTCAGCAGCCAACTGATCAGTGTCATTAAAGCCTTCGTTGGCGGCATGAATGGCCAATTCTCTCATGGATATCAGGAGATTGTTCATTTCATTCAGAGCGCCTTCAGCGGTCTGAATCATGTTAATGGAACCTTCCGAGTTTTCAATCGCTTTGCCGAGACCAGCGATCTGAGCACGGAACTGTTCTGAAATAACCAAACCAGCCGGGTTATCACTAGCCCGGTTGATGCGATAACCAGACGACAGTTTTTCCATCGAACTGGCCAACGCCCTGGTGGTTACCGTTAAATTACGGTGCGCGTTGATTGCAGCAATGTTGTTGTTAATACGAAGTGACATTTGCATTTCCTCCTTGAAACAAAGCGAGACTTCCTTGCCCGCTATGTCCTTGGATTAAGGTTGCCGCCAATCCATGGCACAAAATTCCTATTAACAATCGAAAAATTTTCATGACAAAATTTATGTCTTCCGCCCCCTCCTTTCATTATTCGGTTAGCGTGAATTTACTTCTCCACTTATTCATTAATTAAATCGGCAATTTACGGTTTGACTTTATGAGGTTTTGGAAGATATTTTTTATTAACCGGCTGAAAATAAGGAAGTTAATTTGTCGCTACCGGACTCTCCAGATTGTTCAACCTTTCCCGCGCAATCGCATATTCGGGTGCGATATTCAAAACCTGCCGGTATCCCATCCGTGCCGCTTCGAATGCGCCCAGCCTGTAATAGGCATCGGCCATATTGAAGATACAGATATAATCCTGAGGATAACTTAAAAGATACTTTTCAAAGCAGGCTATGGCCTCCCTATGCAAACCCATATCCGACATACAGCAGCCCATAACATTATAAATACTTGTATCTTCGGGTGTATTCTTAGAGTATTGCATTAATGCCTCAATCGCTTTTTCCGGATTTTGATTGTAAGAATATGACAACCCGAGATTCCTGTAAGCCGGCCAGTAATCCGGATTTATTTTAAGCAATTGCCGGTAGATTTCTTCGGCTCGATGATATTGTTTCATTTTGAAAAAGCAATTTCCGAGATTGTTGAGAACTTCTATATCATCGGGAGTGACCGCCAAAGTTTTTGTGTAACATTCAATCGACTTTTCAAAATTGCCCAATTCAAACAGGCTATTGCCCGCTTCAAAATTAATTTTCGGATTTGAAGGGTTTGATTCCGCAGCAGTAATTATATTCTCGATTCCCTTATCAAAATTGCCCGATTTTGATTGCAATTGACCTAACATTAGTCGGCATTCGGCAAGATCAGGATTTAATTGAATCGCCTTTTCCAAATATGTAATGGCTTCGTCTTCTTGATTCTTCAACGCCAATACGCAGCCCAGGCCATGAAATGCCAAAGCTTCCGTGTCATCCCCGGCAATTTCCTTGCGGAATATTTCTTCGGCTTCGCTATAATATTCGTTATCCAGATATAATTTCCCCAGACGCAGGCTTGCATCGAGATATGGATCTTTGTTTTTCAAAACGTGTTGATACGCTTCAATCGCTTCTTCCGGATTGTCTTCCCTTTCGCCTGCCAATCCCAGGCCAAACCAGGCCTTATGCCGGGCCTCGAGGTTATGCAGAATAATATTATCCTTTTCATCTCCGGCGTCATATTCCTTTTGACTATCCAAATACAAGTGATAGTATTCTTTGGCCTTATCAAATTTGGTCAAATAATTATAAATATCACCCAGAGTCAGGATCGGATCGAGATAATCAGGCTTCTCTTCCAACGCTTCCAGACAACACTCTTCCGCTTCTTCGTATTTTCGTAAGGAACAAAGACCGATAGCCTTTTGATAACGAGCCATTATTCGTTGGCCAAAATACACCGGAAGTTTGGAGTCGGGATTGTTGATAACGCGATTGGCATGTTCTACAATTTGTTTGCTGATTTCTTCACTGGATGAGTTTTTATATCCCCGGAGCAACTGGGCCATGTTGAAGTTGGCATAAACGTCATTGGGATTCTTCTTCAGTTGTTTTTCCAATAGCTTTCTTGATCGCTCCAGTTTCTTATCGAGTTTATCACGGGCGATATCATAGCCATAATGATATAGTTGAATCTCACTGCGCAAAGCAAGCAGATCAGCCGGAATATCGAGGCGATTGTGTACAATGCCATAATATTTCAAATCAAGACGCCTTTTAACCAGGCGAACCGAAGGGAGAAATGATGTCACCTGGCCGGTTTCCAGACTTTTATTGATTACCGAAATTGATACAATATCAAATTCATCCTGACTTGTCACGAGCCTTAATTGCGGTATTCCCTCGGGAGGAAATTCTTCATCGGCGTCGATTATAAAAATCCATTCCTTGGTGGCATACTTCATTGATTCATTTCTGGCCGAGGAAAAATCCCCTTTCCATGGATAATGATAAATTTTGCATCCGAATTCTTTGGCAATTTCGATTGTGCGATCGGTCGAGCCGGTATCGACAAGAATAATTTCATCAACAACATCTTTGATTGATCGCAAACATCGCGGCAGAAATTCCTCTTCATCCTTTACAATCATACAGGCAGAAATCGTGGTGCGCTTGTCAGACCAGTCAATCATTTTCCGCAGTTTGGCAGATTCAGGAATAGCCCGTAATCCTTGCTTAATTATTTCAAATACCTCGGTAAATTTGCTTTGTGATTTATATAATACGGCCAAATTAACATAGCTTGGTTCAAATTCCGGATTTTCCTCTATCGCTTCAAAAAGAATATCCTCAGCTTTTTCCCTCTCGTTCAATTCATTTAGGACCGCTCCGTAGCCGCTGAGAAGTTGATATTTCATATTATAAGAAAGATCGAGAGGATTGGCTAATTCTTCGGCATTGGCCATATTTCCCCGAATATTCAAATATTTTTCCGCATATCCTTTGGCCGATTCAAAATTACTTTGTCGAGCGGAGGTTATCGCGGCCACAAAATAAAAATCGAGATTATCGGGGGCAAGGTCAATTCCCTTCTTTGAATAGGCGTCGGCTTCATCGAGTCTGTTGGCATAAAGCGCGGCAAAAGCGATAAATCGGAAAACAATCGCTTGTTTGCTTTTATTATCTTTAGGGATATTCTGAACAAGAGGCAAGGCTATTTCGAGGGCTTTCTCAGCCTGTTTTGATTCCAAATAGTATTGCGCCAATTGATATCTTGTGTTGTCATCCCGAGGGTTTTTATTCAATTGTCGCTTTAGATTATTTCCGTCCGGTTGAATTGAGCGTAATTGTAATTTTCTTTTATGAGATATCTTTTTATTTTTGCTTTTCTGTTTGCTCATGTCTATCCGCTAAAAAGGAGTTTTAATTGATTGAACACATGGCGATAAATTCAAAATGTATCAGGTGCCGATATTGTGTTTAAACTTCCGCCAAAACTTTTCGTTTTGGGACGGCTGTTTTGGCCGACTTGACCGTCTCGAACATGCGATGTTTAATTTTGTAATGAGAATTTACCATGACTAATTGTTTTGCCAGTCGCGTAACGGAATTTATCAAAACCGGGCCCTGCAGATTCGCTGTCATTTTGGTATAATCCTGGGGTATGGTAACAATCGCGTAAGTCAAAACATCCTCGACTTTGACAACATTTAACTCCTCAATTTCTTTGGGATTGACCTCAACCATATAATCATGGAAAAAATGCAGAGGATTTATTATGACAAAGGCCGCGCCGGGATCATCGATGGATTGAAACCATTTAAACGGCTCGAAATCATCGGTTTCAACGATGACATATTTTCTTAAATGCTCGAAACCCAAAATCGGTTTGGTCATGGTTATGATTAAATCTTCACTGATTTCAAGCTCACCAAATCTCTCGGTTATGACTTTCATGTCTATTCCTCATTTTCCTATTATTGTAAAAAATCTATCAAAGACGGCTGAATTACCTTGGAGCTGGCCACCAATGCCGCCTGGTATAAATTTTCTTCGCGGGCAACATCGCTGATGAGGGTGATAATATCAGCATCCTCTACTTCTGATAACATTTTGGTTACCGATGTTTCGGTTGATTCGAGACGATTCCGAGTCGTATCCAATCTCATCATACGCGAGCCTACATCGGCGCGGGAACGCAATAACTCCCGCATGGCCAGGTCAAGATTGTTCATCAACGCCCCGGCCATCTCTCTATCGTTATTATGCAAAGCATCTGACAATAAAATTAGCGATCCCAACATATCGGGCGAACCGGCTATACCGAGCGCTTCGGCCGTTCTTGACGAATCATTACTTTTTACTGTCAAGGATTCATTGACAATTGTTGAAACGACCTGGATGCCTGTTTCGGAGGCATTAATGGACGCTTGCACATCCAGACCCGACGAGTTTATAGCGCTTATCAAATCATCTATAGTCGTCAATGAGGAATTGCCCAGATTTGGCACGACCGTCCTGCTGCCCTGAGCAATATGGATTTCTCCCAGTCCAAAGCCGGTTAAATTATTTAGCGAAGCGAGAGTTGAATCGGATGTCAGTCGGGGGCGAATATCCTGTCCAATAAAATTATGGCGAATACCTCCCAATGATCCCAGGTCCGTCGCCGTTGTTTGACCGCCGATATCGCGTATCGTGAAATCGGGCTGAGGACGCAAATCAGCGCCCTCAAGATTAGCTCCGACATTTCCGGCAATCCCAAGTTCGTAGGCTGTCGATTGTTCCTCGGTAAGATCTTCAATAATCAGATCAAGAGGAACGGCATTGGCGTCGGTAATGGCCAGTCCGGTTCCATTGGCATTATAACCTATCGACACATTTGAAATACCAGCTCCGGTTAGGGCGGTGGTTATGGCGTTACGCACTTCACCAAGATTCGTCGCGCTTGAAATATCAACAGTAAAATCTATCGTGGAAGTAGCGTTTCGAATTCTAAAAAGTCCCGGATCCTTCGTGATTCCGTTTCCTTCGCGTAGATTGGATAACGGAGTCATATCGGTAACGGTATTTATGGTACCTATCTCGGGTTTCCATTCCAAAGCATTGCCCGAACCGGAAATATCAAGCGTTAGATTCCCGCCAACACCCATGCTTGTATTTATATTCGTGATTAAATCACCAACGGTTGTTTCACCGGATACATCGATAACATAAGTAAGATCACGATTGGCGTCATGAATCTCAAAAGTACCCGGAGTTTGGTCGATCCCGGAGCCCAAATTTAAATCCGCGAGATTCGTGATATTCGTAATGCCCACGCTTAGATCTCCGTTTTCACCGAGAGTCAAAAGAGGTGCAAAAAACGTTTCCTGTCCATTTAGATTGGTGATTAATCGCTCCGAAGCCTCTATTTCGCTTTCCAGTATCCCTGTGTCGCCGTTATAAACAACGCCGTGGGTGCTGGCTTCTAACGGCGCTGTTCGAATACGATGACCGGAATAAATATAGCGTCCGTTTATTTTTTTATTGGCCAACTGCAGCACCTGTTGATATATGGAATCTACTTCATTGGCGGCCGCTTCGCGCTCAACCGCCGTAAAGGTATCGTTGGCCATTGTCGTGGCGGTTAAATTGGACGATTCATACAGGTTTTTTAAATCATTAAGAGTGTCTTCGTAGAACGACAGTCTTCCGTACGCCTGGCTTACATTGGACTTAAGCTGTATTATTTCGGCCAATCTTGAACGATAATTCAAATCTCTCTGGGTTCCGATAGGATCGTCGGACGGAGTATTTATTCGCCTCCCGGTGGACAGCATGCTCTGCAAATCCATAAATCTTGACGCGTTCCGGGACAAATTGAAAATCGTCCGGTTGATAATCATCTGGTTAGTTACACGCATGGCTCACCCGCCGGTTTAATCGTCGTGATAAACAAAATCGCTATCATGCCCGATATTGAATATTCGGGATAATAGTGATTGCTTCTTTTCAGAGCGTTTCCGGCCCTTTTTTTCTCTTATCATCCGGCCGTATTTTGTGGCCGGATCCTCATATTCTTCCTTTGCTTTTCTTTTACTTCCAAACATATCATCCCCGGAATTAATCATTTGGCCGTGATCTTTGATCATTATCGCGCTTAAGTTTGATATGGGGCGACTTCTTGGCCTTCCCATCTCCTCTTTTCAATTTTTGTTTGAGGACCTTTATTACATTAGTCAGGTCCTCCTTAATGGTTTTGGCCGCTTTCTGATTTTCGTTCTGTATCTTAACGTATATTTCCTCGCGGTGCACCACTATTCGTAAGGGGGCTTCTATGCCTATCCTCACCTGGCGCCCATAGATACCAAGAACTGTTACCTTGATATCATCACCAATGGTGATAGACTCCCCTAACTTCCTTGTCAATATCAGCACGTCACCCTCCGTGGTGAAACTTGCTCAAAGTTTTTTAGCTCCGCCCGACTACGCCCATTCCCTGGATAACCGTGCCAAGCGCTTCATCCATTGTCGTAATGATCCTGGCGGCGGCGTTATATGCATGCTGCATTTTCACCAGATTCGCCATTTCTTCGTCAAGTGATACGCCCTGGACAGATTCCCGAGAATTGGTAATCTGCTGCATCAGGACCTCAAAATTGCTCTTGAACGTTTTCGCCTCGTGCGTTTCAACCCCAACCATGCCTACGGTGGAATTGTAATATTCCGTAATCGAGGCGTTCCCCAACGCTCCGACCAAGCCATTCCTGATATCATAGATGGCTAAAGCATTGGCGTTATCTCCGATTTCGCCGCTTAAAGAAGCGGCGATGCGCCCGGAATCCAGCGTAATGCTATTATCAATCCGGATTGTCCCGGCGGTCGTGAAAAGAGGGTTAAAAAAATTGTATCCGGTGTCGCCGTACACGTCGGTGCCAGCCCTATGAATAGCGTTTAACTCGGTCACCAATGTTTGGGCCAAATCATCCAAACGATTGCGATAACGGGGAGCAATAGTATCCCGCACATCGATTAAGCCTTTCAACTCGCCGCCTTTTAGCTTGACTGCGGTTGAAGTACCTTCCCAGACTATTTCACTTATGACTATATTGTCTTTGCTTAATTTCCGGATCTCCAACTCGTATGTATCCGCGTTTTCGACAATGGCCAGACCGCTGATAAAAACGCTGATAGTTCCATTCTTCTCTTCACGAGTCGCAACATCTACTAGTTTTGACAACTCATCGACCAAATAATCTCGCTGGTCACGCAAATCATTCGCCTTTTGTCCTCCCAGTTCTTCACTGGCTATCAATCTGTTCAGATTGGCGATTTGTTTTGCAAATTGACCAAGCTGCTCTACCCGGTTAACAATATCATTATCGGTTGATGAAATCAGTTCGGTTACCTGACGGTCCAGTATCCTGAAGGAATTGATAAGCGTCCTCGCACTGGCAACAATCTGATTGCGCGGTGTCGAGGAGTCGGCGTCTCCGGCGGCAAGAGATGACCAGCTTTCCCAGAAATTATTGAGGGCGCTTCCCAGGCTGTTATCGCTGGGTTCGGCGAAGAACGATTCTATCTGCGATAAAGATTTTTCTTTGTAGGTCCATTCGCCGAGGGACTTACTTTCCCGACGGTACTGATTGGTTAGGAACAAATCGCGAACATGGGTAATCGTTTTGGCCGTAACGCCTGATCCGATATTAAACTTAGCCATCTCAATCGGCATGGCCGAGGTAACGGTAACTCTTTGGCGGGAGTATCCGGGTGTATTGACATTGGCGAGGTTATGTCCAATCGTCGTCATTGACAACTGATGGGTGAGCAACGCTTGCTTGCCGATTTCCAATCCATGAAATAAGCCCGGCATCCCTAAACTCTCCTATCCACACCGATCGGTGCATATTCTTTTGAGATGTTCCCTTTCCCCTGGTATATATCCTTTTGGGCCGGAATACGCCCGATTGATTCCATTGTATTTCGAATCTGATCCATTGACTGTTTTATCAAAAGACCGTTGCGCATTCGGGTTTCCTCGATCTGCGAATATAAACTCAACACCGTTTCCCGCAGGGTTCTCAATTGGGTCGAGCGGGACCTGTCGGTCATTTCACAAATTCGCAATACATTCAAATCCGCTTGCGCGCCTTCCCGTCTCTGAATTGTCTCCACTATCTCCGCACGTTCATCTTCCAGATGCTTTGATTCCAACGCGATTTTTTGTAATTGGGATGTTACCGATTGCAATTCTTCAGTATTATTTTCGACCAGCGCCTTTTGCTGTATTTCCAGTAATTCAAGGAATTTCTCGAACAATATCGCTTCACTGCCGATGACGCTGATGAGTCTATCCAATAGTTTTTCTATGGTTCCATCCATATATTTATATTCGGTATTTTTCATAATTCTCTTTAGCCCAAAGTTTTAATCGATTACTCCTTTTTGTTTATCTGGAGTTTATCCAATACTCTTTCAATATATTTTTCTGTTTCAGGATACGGTGGAACACCGTTGAATTTTGAAACGGTTCCGGGCCCGGCATTATACGC
This genomic interval from Candidatus Zixiibacteriota bacterium contains the following:
- a CDS encoding flagellin, whose protein sequence is MSLRINNNIAAINAHRNLTVTTRALASSMEKLSSGYRINRASDNPAGLVISEQFRAQIAGLGKAIENSEGSINMIQTAEGALNEMNNLLISMRELAIHAANEGFNDTDQLAADQAEIANAIATIDRIAANTQFGTKKLLDGSNANTATITSANSSLVTVLESQLTTGTHSVSISKQTDSTSTLNSTALGLSLSNTDGDPDNLAEGIHNIDVLQASGGATKTSNSVYMQDYWGNGMRLDAASAVGTINSSTAGVVLANDVSVTVSFRVQESGSSISQKQAVTVALATGDSVTEFATKFNTAIASNSALNGKIEASVDTGRLIFGTVNAGTQYSFEVNDWSGSASVGTFAAGTSVRGVSTNALDFDVDSENVTLTASTMTVAAGTYTTLDSLITALDAASGTAYGNIVGTVREMGIQANGDDKINFLTNDEGSDYSVKMVDIGGTDSLRQALALTLDTTSHSGTDALIALDGYNNSISSVKYNTTGTATLANKAGDSSTVGRGTVDMIVGTSVNGIDLGNLLLDVSAPTFSVSLDGAPGTSATGGVDALVYNRDRTESLKLNIGLRSTGGSETINNVDQSLVFQIGANVGQTAKIGISNMAASTLGRGIAGVMFTNLSQIDVTTALGAQDSQMLIDTSINEVSTLRGTLGSFQKNALESNLRNLRIAKQNLTASESTIRDTDMAAEMSTFVKNQILLQAGTAMLAQANQVPQVVLSLFG
- a CDS encoding flagellar export chaperone FliS — its product is MINGHNAYRETSTMGMSQLDLVLTVYRGTIGFLNQAKTEFELKNYTEGRTACDKARKCLVHLYTTLDMEKGGEIAEYLGKIYAHIIEQLDIAVADKSPKYFEDMISHLMTIKEAWDGLKELEDQKNNIENPNSKTGNIDQPEEAINDDLSPVKHKELVISA
- the fliD gene encoding flagellar filament capping protein FliD, translated to MPGANSIVGLASNLDTTAIIDAMIAADRQPALFMERDKAWKSLEITKFKALSARLLALQSSINALNDERGFSQASIQVSNSNILTASAESAIGTGTYTLNVDSLAKNHQIASQGYTDVTSALLGTGTTTISIGDDNPTTIELSEDNNSLIGLKNAINDANIGITASIINDGSASKSYRLVLSGNETGAQETISFSSSLTGGEAPDFINSSFDNPETTGFSVSATSQVSLGATSSFTGATNKAFTFTIAGTGTQTVGSGDITIDWTDGTDSGSIVVSQADTEIIGPEGLKLSFADGDLVAGDTFTVSTFAPLLQKASDAQVSMGSSDGGASPIIINSKTNTVKDIITGLTVELKNITTAETGPVIISTGLDTSAIRSKLNSFINAYNDVMEFIDKENSFNSDTEEGGVLMGDVTVQMIQSRLSGLIINPIVGLDKSMSALSAIGIRVDQDGKLALKSSSKLTSALKEDFEAVMRLFVDGGDSDNTGISFLSTSPEITGGSEFEIDITQAATHGYYQGGNISDPSTTPISLTSSNNKIQLRIDGRVSEVMTLTAREYSSSADLVNEIQTRINNDKNISAMGVTAEWVDTGSGKGYIKLTSSSYGSASKAELMTSIPNSAYADLGLSAGTLHAGLDVAGTINGESATGQGQVLTGDEDNVNTAELQLKITLTEAQVSSAIEGNITITKGLASVLAEKLDNITKSGSGIIDTKTSSLEKQIENIDKQIKSLDERLAIRRESLVLEFIELEMVLSQLQTESAFLESQLEGIAANFAQMTGKK
- a CDS encoding flagellar protein FlaG, translated to MISTAGQHSMVTKDIGRRVNNTDVPSEREVADKVFEKTDVFEKGQKEIGLDELDKTVEGLTEYTGWGNFNIDFALDDETNSMVIKIIDRDSGETVRQIPPEQMLNLRSHLRELLGLIFDHMA